A region of Halosolutus amylolyticus DNA encodes the following proteins:
- a CDS encoding TIGR00341 family protein translates to MRLVQLTIPTGKRQTILETLDDRGIDYVVTDEESSRDYTAVAYFPLPSAAVEPILDEIHEAGIDEDAYTVVVDAETVVSRRFAELKAEYEDGDVESERISRQELQAEADSLTPTFEIFATMTIISAVVATAGLLLDSPAVVVGSMVIAPLIGPALGASVGSVIDDEELFFESVTYQIVGVVLAIAAAAIFAWIVKTTNVVPPGLDITAVDEISERLAPDLLSLAIALGAGVAGIVSIATGISVALVGVMIAAALIPPAAAAGVAIAWGQPSAAIGSTVLVLVNVLSVNLAGLLTLWYVGYRPDNLFALDETESRVRRRVIGLAVIVLVFAVFLGAITYTSWEAGNFEQDAREEVELTLEDEEYDQFQLLDLEVVMDDNYPFRGPERVVVTIGGPPGASAPDLADTIHERVNRHADDPVDVQVRYVQVVER, encoded by the coding sequence GTGCGGCTCGTACAGTTGACGATTCCGACGGGGAAGCGCCAGACGATCCTCGAGACGCTCGACGATCGGGGGATCGACTACGTCGTCACTGACGAGGAGAGCAGCCGGGATTACACGGCAGTGGCCTACTTTCCCTTACCGTCGGCGGCCGTCGAACCCATTCTCGACGAGATTCACGAGGCCGGGATCGACGAGGACGCGTACACGGTCGTCGTCGACGCGGAGACGGTTGTCTCCCGCCGGTTCGCGGAACTGAAAGCGGAGTACGAGGACGGCGACGTCGAGTCCGAACGGATCTCGAGACAGGAACTACAGGCGGAGGCGGACTCGTTGACGCCGACGTTCGAGATCTTCGCGACGATGACGATCATCAGTGCGGTCGTGGCGACGGCGGGCCTCCTCCTCGACTCGCCCGCGGTCGTCGTCGGCTCGATGGTGATCGCGCCGCTGATCGGGCCGGCACTGGGTGCGAGCGTCGGCTCGGTGATCGACGACGAGGAACTGTTCTTCGAGAGCGTCACCTACCAGATCGTCGGGGTCGTGCTCGCGATCGCGGCGGCGGCGATCTTCGCGTGGATCGTCAAGACGACGAACGTCGTCCCGCCCGGACTCGACATCACCGCCGTCGACGAGATCTCCGAACGGCTCGCGCCGGACCTGCTGTCGCTCGCGATCGCGCTCGGGGCCGGCGTCGCGGGGATCGTGAGCATCGCGACGGGAATTTCCGTCGCGCTCGTCGGCGTCATGATCGCGGCGGCGCTGATTCCGCCCGCCGCCGCGGCGGGGGTCGCCATCGCCTGGGGCCAGCCCTCGGCCGCGATCGGGTCGACGGTGCTCGTGCTGGTCAACGTTCTCTCCGTGAACCTCGCCGGCCTCCTGACGCTGTGGTACGTCGGCTACCGGCCGGACAACCTGTTCGCGCTCGACGAGACCGAATCGCGCGTTCGCAGACGGGTGATCGGACTCGCAGTGATCGTGCTGGTCTTCGCGGTGTTTCTCGGGGCGATCACCTACACCTCCTGGGAGGCCGGGAACTTCGAGCAGGACGCCCGCGAGGAGGTCGAACTAACCCTCGAAGACGAGGAGTACGACCAGTTCCAGTTGCTCGACCTCGAGGTCGTCATGGACGACAACTATCCGTTCCGCGGACCGGAGCGAGTCGTCGTCACCATCGGCGGCCCGCCGGGTGCGTCGGCACCGGACCTCGCCGACACGATCCACGAGCGGGTCAACCGCCACGCCGACGACCCGGTCGACGTTCAGGTCCGGTACGTCCAGGTCGTCGAGCGCTGA
- the engB gene encoding GTP-binding protein EngB translates to MFDTRPDRDAEVVLVGRSNVGKSTLMRELTGHSFDTGGKPGVTRQPNHYDWAPEDFVITDLPGFGFMSGVDEDHREEIKTNIVRYLEEYADDVLVGILVVDGKSVIDIIDRHSGPDSIPYDVEMFHFLRELEIPVVVAVNKMDKVDDRDERLNELCDRLGLYPPWKQWQETIAPITAKNGRIEPLNEAVRSHLHEENRDDLFKFF, encoded by the coding sequence ATGTTCGACACCCGCCCCGATCGCGACGCCGAGGTGGTCCTCGTCGGCCGCTCGAACGTCGGCAAGTCCACGCTCATGCGCGAACTCACGGGCCACAGCTTCGACACCGGCGGGAAGCCGGGCGTCACCCGCCAGCCGAACCACTACGACTGGGCCCCCGAGGACTTCGTCATCACCGATCTCCCCGGCTTCGGGTTCATGAGCGGCGTCGACGAGGACCACCGCGAGGAGATCAAGACGAACATCGTCCGCTACCTCGAGGAGTACGCCGACGACGTTCTCGTCGGAATCCTCGTCGTCGACGGCAAGAGCGTGATCGACATCATCGATCGCCACTCCGGCCCCGACTCCATCCCCTACGACGTCGAGATGTTTCACTTCCTGCGGGAGCTCGAGATCCCGGTCGTCGTCGCGGTCAACAAGATGGACAAGGTCGACGACAGGGACGAGCGGCTGAACGAACTTTGCGATCGGCTCGGCCTCTACCCGCCGTGGAAACAGTGGCAGGAGACGATCGCGCCGATCACCGCCAAGAACGGCCGGATCGAACCGCTGAACGAGGCCGTCCGGAGCCACCTCCACGAGGAGAACCGGGACGACCTGTTCAAATTCTTCTGA
- a CDS encoding DUF7269 family protein: protein MSRLRAVLVAIVGVAFVAVGITIGLATRPTGSNGATGGVILLALVALVVGLWKIRGTPDASGAGPAVPWADDDRFATPAPERTDREPPLSSDGLARVVERAGRTAREAETVDDGLAVVRPVLRETLCDALVQGGRTRADVRAAIDGGNWTDDRVAASVLSSDVEPPPRPFRDRLRAWLFPERVVRRRTRRAMGAVAEAADEALPSVPGQTAPRSVPVLQPRLEELRRGAGGELQRAVDPDAIARGPGPSRRHRGDGTTGSPGRGDGTADRRDDQEVSDA, encoded by the coding sequence GTGAGCCGGCTTCGGGCGGTACTCGTCGCGATCGTCGGAGTGGCGTTCGTGGCCGTCGGCATCACAATCGGTCTCGCGACCCGGCCGACGGGATCGAACGGTGCCACGGGCGGCGTGATCCTGCTCGCGCTCGTCGCGCTCGTCGTCGGCCTCTGGAAGATCCGCGGGACGCCGGACGCGAGCGGGGCCGGCCCCGCCGTTCCGTGGGCCGACGACGATCGGTTCGCGACGCCGGCCCCCGAGCGGACCGACCGGGAGCCGCCGCTCTCGAGCGACGGCCTCGCGAGGGTCGTCGAGCGAGCGGGCAGGACCGCTCGCGAGGCAGAGACCGTCGACGACGGGCTCGCGGTCGTACGGCCCGTCCTCCGGGAGACGCTGTGTGACGCGCTCGTCCAGGGTGGCCGAACCCGGGCAGACGTTCGGGCGGCGATCGACGGGGGGAACTGGACCGACGATCGAGTCGCCGCGAGCGTGCTGTCGTCCGACGTGGAACCGCCGCCGCGACCGTTCCGCGATCGGCTCCGCGCGTGGCTGTTCCCGGAGCGCGTCGTCCGCCGCCGAACCAGGCGTGCGATGGGTGCCGTCGCCGAAGCCGCCGACGAGGCCCTGCCGTCGGTGCCGGGCCAGACCGCGCCGCGATCAGTCCCGGTCCTGCAGCCCCGTCTCGAGGAGTTACGACGCGGGGCCGGCGGCGAGTTACAGCGTGCCGTCGATCCGGACGCGATCGCGCGCGGACCGGGGCCATCCCGTCGGCATCGAGGGGATGGGACGACTGGCTCCCCCGGACGGGGAGACGGGACGGCCGATCGTCGAGACGACCAGGAGGTGAGCGATGCGTAG
- a CDS encoding DUF58 domain-containing protein produces MRRQRRWRGAIAATIVLVIAGLADGNGVLLLGGVVPLAYVAAGALSRVRPPDEDDLALSRSVTPTPAPPGRPVTVTLTVTNESDRTLPDLRIVDGVPRDLAVLQGSPRAGTTLEPGETIEIEYVVVARRGEYAFEPPHVRVRGLGASAVTTTAPEPAGDNSLVCRLDADAPPIEETGRTRIGQLTTDRPGEGIAFHSSREHQPDDPASRINWRQYAKRGELATVNYEQQVAATVILVVDARSPNHVVAGRGRPTGVELAVYAATRALSDLLAHGHDVGVAIVGLEGDGPAGLVWLEPRSGPEQRSRALESFRLATDATTPSEIRDRNPGESMTGSERYEADRAAEQHRKLIDLAPANAQVALFSPLLDDVPIGGVETWRGAGLPTVVLSPDIVPENTASGQHAQIRRRTRLARCQAAGARTFDWRRGTPLPLIIEQAFAADAKLAGRLGAGAGGSGGGSGRDSGPTTGPVGDPSAGGDD; encoded by the coding sequence ATGCGTAGACAGCGACGGTGGCGAGGGGCCATCGCGGCCACGATCGTGCTCGTGATCGCCGGGCTGGCCGACGGGAACGGCGTCCTGCTGCTGGGCGGTGTCGTCCCGCTGGCCTACGTGGCCGCCGGTGCACTCTCGCGCGTTCGCCCGCCCGACGAGGACGACCTCGCACTCAGCCGATCAGTGACGCCGACGCCCGCCCCGCCCGGCCGACCGGTCACCGTGACGCTCACGGTGACGAACGAGAGCGATCGGACGCTCCCGGATCTCCGGATCGTCGACGGCGTCCCGCGGGACCTCGCAGTCCTCCAGGGGTCGCCGCGTGCGGGGACGACCCTCGAGCCGGGCGAGACGATCGAGATCGAGTACGTCGTGGTCGCCCGGCGCGGCGAGTACGCGTTCGAGCCCCCGCACGTCCGGGTTCGCGGGCTCGGCGCGAGCGCGGTCACGACGACGGCCCCCGAACCCGCTGGCGACAACTCGCTCGTCTGTCGACTCGACGCCGACGCGCCGCCGATCGAGGAGACGGGTCGAACGCGCATCGGCCAGTTGACGACCGATCGGCCCGGCGAGGGCATCGCGTTCCACTCCTCGCGGGAGCACCAGCCGGACGACCCCGCGAGCCGGATCAACTGGCGCCAGTACGCGAAACGGGGCGAACTCGCGACGGTCAACTACGAACAGCAGGTCGCCGCGACGGTGATCCTCGTCGTCGACGCCCGGAGTCCGAACCACGTCGTCGCCGGGCGCGGGCGGCCGACCGGCGTCGAACTCGCGGTGTACGCGGCGACGCGGGCGCTCTCCGACCTGCTCGCACACGGCCACGACGTCGGGGTCGCGATCGTCGGGCTCGAGGGAGACGGCCCCGCCGGACTCGTCTGGCTCGAGCCGCGGAGTGGACCCGAACAGCGATCGCGCGCGCTCGAGTCGTTTCGGCTGGCGACCGACGCGACGACGCCGAGCGAGATTCGCGACCGAAATCCGGGCGAGTCGATGACGGGGTCGGAGCGCTACGAGGCGGACCGGGCCGCCGAGCAACACCGCAAACTGATCGACCTCGCGCCGGCGAACGCACAGGTCGCGCTGTTCTCGCCGTTGCTGGACGACGTCCCGATCGGCGGCGTCGAGACCTGGCGGGGAGCGGGCCTGCCCACCGTCGTGCTCTCGCCCGACATCGTCCCCGAGAACACCGCCAGCGGCCAGCACGCCCAGATACGCCGACGAACGCGACTGGCCCGGTGTCAGGCGGCTGGCGCTCGCACGTTCGACTGGCGACGCGGGACCCCGTTGCCGCTGATCATCGAGCAGGCCTTCGCCGCCGATGCGAAACTCGCCGGTCGACTGGGCGCAGGGGCCGGCGGCAGTGGCGGTGGAAGTGGACGTGACAGCGGCCCCACGACCGGCCCGGTCGGCGACCCGAGCGCTGGAGGTGACGACTGA
- the ddh gene encoding D-2-hydroxyacid dehydrogenase: MQIDLDRLGIHDSVDAVFPPAELADFLADLPFDVGVVGDDDIESCDAIVTLEHRDAFLDLDWVHSIQAGVDRFPFDEFDERGVVLTNSTGIHDRTIGETVAGYLLAFARRLHDHVADQGDRRWERPAWNEAFTLPGTTACVVGTGTLGGGVADVLGALGVRITGVRRSAEPVPGFEEIYATDDLHEAIADADFVIVTVPLTEDTYHLFGAEEFATMREDAYFVNVARGSVVDEPALIDALEDDALAGAALDVFETEPLPEDSPLWGMDEVIVTPHCAAYTRDYFRDVGDIVRENVDRFDSGDELRNRVV, from the coding sequence ATGCAGATCGACCTCGATCGACTGGGCATCCACGACTCCGTCGACGCAGTGTTCCCACCCGCCGAACTGGCCGACTTCCTCGCCGATCTCCCGTTCGACGTCGGCGTCGTCGGCGACGACGACATCGAATCCTGCGACGCGATCGTCACGCTCGAACACCGGGACGCGTTCCTCGACCTGGACTGGGTTCACTCGATCCAGGCGGGCGTCGACCGGTTCCCGTTCGACGAGTTCGACGAGCGCGGCGTGGTGCTCACCAACAGCACCGGGATCCACGATCGGACGATCGGCGAGACGGTCGCGGGCTACCTGCTGGCGTTCGCCCGCCGACTCCACGATCACGTCGCCGACCAGGGGGACCGCCGCTGGGAGCGACCTGCGTGGAACGAAGCGTTCACCCTTCCCGGAACGACCGCCTGCGTCGTCGGGACGGGCACTCTCGGCGGGGGCGTCGCGGACGTGCTCGGCGCGCTCGGCGTCCGGATCACGGGGGTTCGCCGCTCGGCCGAACCAGTGCCGGGATTCGAGGAGATCTACGCGACCGACGACCTGCACGAGGCGATCGCCGACGCCGACTTCGTGATCGTCACCGTCCCGCTGACCGAGGATACCTACCACCTCTTCGGGGCCGAGGAGTTCGCGACGATGCGCGAGGACGCCTACTTTGTGAACGTCGCCCGCGGATCGGTCGTCGACGAACCGGCGCTGATCGACGCGCTCGAAGACGACGCCCTCGCTGGGGCCGCACTGGACGTTTTCGAGACCGAACCGCTCCCCGAGGACTCCCCGCTGTGGGGGATGGACGAGGTGATCGTCACGCCCCACTGTGCGGCCTACACGCGGGATTACTTCCGCGACGTCGGCGATATCGTGCGCGAGAACGTCGATCGATTCGACAGCGGCGACGAACTCCGGAATCGGGTCGTGTGA
- a CDS encoding DUF5518 domain-containing protein, with protein MTNWRAVIIGFLVATVLGIVGLAAPGIGQLGAGLIGGFVAGYLAGGGLGSGFWHGLLAGALGGILGGLLVALVVALAGWGFGPAGGIMGGFAGFGIFAMAVVISLVMALESALAGALGGVLNTGTPDRPPRQY; from the coding sequence ATGACCAACTGGCGTGCCGTCATCATCGGCTTCCTCGTCGCGACGGTGCTCGGAATCGTCGGCCTCGCAGCGCCGGGAATCGGCCAGCTCGGCGCGGGCCTGATCGGCGGGTTCGTCGCCGGCTACCTGGCGGGCGGCGGCCTCGGGAGCGGCTTCTGGCACGGCCTGCTCGCGGGAGCGCTCGGCGGCATCCTCGGCGGCCTCCTCGTCGCCCTCGTCGTCGCGCTCGCGGGATGGGGATTCGGACCCGCCGGCGGAATTATGGGCGGGTTCGCCGGGTTCGGCATCTTCGCGATGGCCGTGGTAATCTCGCTGGTCATGGCCCTCGAGAGCGCCCTCGCGGGTGCGCTCGGCGGCGTACTCAACACCGGAACGCCGGACCGCCCGCCGCGGCAGTACTAG
- a CDS encoding NUDIX domain-containing protein, protein MSDPAGTDAGDGADVNGTDDAAHVVTAFLRHRGAMLLLRRSDAVGTYRGQWGGVSGFAEGDPDEQVRFEIREETGLGPDAVSIVRSGRPVEFEDSDLGRTWVVHPYLFDSERREIELSEEHDAYEWVSPTAMVDPDADQETVPKLWTAYERVAPTVRSIAADDEHGAAFLSIRALEVLRDRAGLLVGERSEFGADPEGEWAELAELARRLLEARPSMAVLRNRVNRAMAEAGDDAESAGAPAVLDATLAGIDRALAADDDAAATAADRIEGSVATLSRSGTVLDALRNGAPSRVFVAESRPAGEGVDVAEALADDCPVTLHTDAAVAHVIDREEPDRVVVGADTILPDGSVVNKTGTRTLAIAADRAGIPVSVVAATDKVSTREEVNLESGDRQAVYDGPAAIDVLNPTFDVTPADCVTEFVTERGILDPGEIGTIAEELRELETWQSDGEATDANPSTR, encoded by the coding sequence ATGAGCGATCCAGCGGGAACGGACGCCGGCGACGGAGCGGACGTGAACGGGACCGACGACGCGGCCCACGTCGTCACCGCGTTCCTCCGGCACCGCGGAGCGATGCTCCTCCTGCGCCGCAGCGACGCCGTCGGCACCTACCGGGGCCAGTGGGGCGGCGTCTCCGGCTTCGCGGAGGGCGACCCCGACGAACAGGTTCGCTTCGAGATCCGCGAAGAGACGGGTCTCGGCCCGGATGCGGTCTCGATCGTCCGATCGGGCCGGCCCGTCGAGTTCGAGGATTCGGACCTCGGGCGAACCTGGGTCGTCCACCCGTACCTGTTCGATTCCGAGCGACGAGAGATCGAGTTGAGCGAGGAACACGATGCGTACGAGTGGGTCTCGCCGACCGCGATGGTCGATCCCGACGCCGACCAGGAGACGGTACCGAAACTGTGGACGGCCTACGAGCGGGTGGCACCGACGGTCCGGTCGATCGCCGCCGACGACGAACACGGCGCCGCGTTCCTCTCGATCCGGGCGCTCGAGGTGCTTCGCGATCGGGCAGGACTGCTCGTCGGCGAGCGATCCGAGTTCGGGGCGGACCCCGAGGGCGAGTGGGCCGAACTCGCCGAACTCGCCCGGCGACTGCTCGAAGCCCGGCCGTCGATGGCCGTCCTCAGGAACCGGGTGAACCGGGCGATGGCCGAGGCGGGGGACGATGCAGAGTCGGCAGGCGCGCCCGCCGTGCTCGACGCGACGCTCGCGGGGATCGATCGCGCCCTCGCGGCCGACGACGACGCCGCGGCGACGGCGGCCGATCGCATCGAGGGATCCGTCGCGACCCTCTCGCGATCCGGGACGGTCCTCGACGCGCTCCGGAACGGCGCCCCGTCACGGGTGTTCGTCGCCGAATCCCGTCCCGCGGGGGAGGGCGTCGACGTTGCCGAGGCGCTCGCCGACGACTGTCCCGTTACTCTTCACACTGACGCGGCCGTCGCTCACGTCATCGACCGCGAGGAGCCCGATCGGGTCGTCGTCGGTGCGGACACGATCCTCCCCGACGGCTCCGTGGTGAACAAGACCGGGACCCGGACGCTCGCGATCGCGGCCGATCGGGCGGGAATCCCGGTCTCCGTCGTCGCCGCCACGGACAAGGTCTCGACCCGCGAGGAGGTGAACCTGGAGTCCGGCGATCGACAGGCGGTGTACGACGGCCCAGCCGCGATCGACGTCCTGAACCCGACGTTCGACGTGACGCCGGCCGACTGCGTGACCGAGTTCGTGACCGAACGCGGGATCCTCGATCCCGGCGAGATCGGGACGATCGCCGAGGAGTTGCGCGAACTCGAGACGTGGCAATCGGACGGTGAAGCGACAGACGCAAACCCCTCCACGCGCTAA
- a CDS encoding four-helix bundle copper-binding protein, giving the protein MALQQIEHADAQMQECIDNCLEAAQVCEWCADACVDEGEEMARCIRLCRDVADVASMHARFMARNSGYHDELGELCADLCEECAEECEQHDHEHCQACAEVLPECAESCREMASA; this is encoded by the coding sequence ATGGCACTACAACAGATCGAACACGCGGACGCGCAGATGCAGGAGTGTATCGACAACTGTCTCGAGGCCGCGCAGGTGTGTGAGTGGTGTGCGGACGCCTGCGTCGACGAGGGCGAGGAGATGGCGCGCTGTATTCGCCTCTGTCGGGACGTCGCAGACGTCGCCTCGATGCACGCGCGGTTCATGGCTCGCAACTCCGGCTACCACGACGAACTGGGCGAACTCTGTGCGGACCTCTGCGAGGAGTGCGCCGAGGAGTGCGAGCAACACGACCACGAGCACTGCCAGGCCTGCGCGGAGGTCCTCCCGGAGTGTGCCGAGAGCTGTCGGGAGATGGCCTCGGCCTGA
- a CDS encoding NOG1 family protein, giving the protein MIFEDLPTTPTSEELIDKAFSRAARAGRAKGGLEAQQSMLQTAANIISDNLENVVTAWPDFEYGDDVHPFYYELADAIVDVDKLRQSLSEVMWASRKAREIHEEYQPRLRKTDTETARKHRKQAFARLADIVEQIDDELLYINESRNDLRDLPDINPDEPTIVVAGYPNVGKSSFVNDVTSARGETASYPFTTKGIGVGHFERDHIRYQIVDTPGLLDRPPKERNEIETQAVSAIEHLGDCMLVMLDPSGECGYPLESQLELRDSIAAQFADVPVLTVANKVDRRDRWTDDPDADHAMSVETGENVTAVLDAAVEAVDYEPELPFEE; this is encoded by the coding sequence ATGATTTTCGAAGACCTTCCGACGACGCCCACGTCGGAAGAGTTGATCGACAAGGCGTTTTCGCGGGCGGCGCGGGCCGGCAGGGCCAAGGGCGGCCTCGAGGCCCAGCAGTCGATGCTCCAGACGGCGGCGAACATCATCTCGGACAACCTGGAGAACGTGGTCACCGCGTGGCCGGACTTCGAGTACGGCGACGACGTCCACCCGTTCTACTACGAACTCGCCGACGCGATCGTCGACGTCGACAAACTCCGCCAGAGCCTCTCGGAGGTGATGTGGGCCAGCCGGAAGGCCCGCGAGATTCACGAGGAGTACCAGCCCCGCCTGCGCAAAACCGACACCGAAACCGCACGAAAGCACCGCAAGCAGGCGTTCGCCCGCCTCGCGGACATCGTCGAGCAGATCGACGACGAACTGCTGTACATCAACGAATCGCGCAACGACCTGCGGGATCTGCCGGATATCAACCCGGACGAGCCCACGATCGTCGTCGCTGGCTACCCGAACGTCGGCAAGTCCTCGTTCGTCAACGACGTGACGAGCGCCCGCGGCGAGACCGCCTCCTACCCGTTCACGACGAAGGGGATCGGCGTCGGCCACTTCGAGCGCGATCACATCCGCTACCAGATCGTCGACACCCCCGGCCTGCTCGATCGTCCCCCGAAGGAACGCAACGAGATCGAAACCCAGGCGGTCAGCGCCATCGAGCACCTCGGCGACTGCATGCTCGTGATGCTCGATCCCAGCGGCGAGTGTGGCTACCCGCTCGAGTCGCAACTCGAATTGCGAGACTCGATCGCCGCCCAGTTCGCGGACGTCCCCGTGCTGACGGTGGCGAACAAGGTCGATCGACGCGACCGCTGGACCGACGATCCCGACGCCGACCACGCGATGAGCGTCGAGACCGGCGAGAACGTCACGGCCGTCCTCGACGCGGCCGTCGAGGCGGTCGACTACGAACCCGAGTTACCGTTCGAGGAGTGA
- a CDS encoding AAA family ATPase, translating to MDETPSNVTADEAADAVRAVVERIEEAAVVDRSVLHALLSAVLARGHVLLEDVPGTGKTVTARVVAESMGLEFTRIQFTPDLLPADVTGSTIYDEHAGEFEFARGPVFANVVLADEINRAPPKTQAALLEAMEERQVSVDGTTYDLPTPFVVIATQNPIEQEGTFRLPEAQRDRFSVKTSLGYPDVEGEMGLLERRANRRSLAPSVDPIVTPGTVRVLQDLTEDVTVDRKLRRYIIDLARATREDQRTETGVSPRGVQRVFEAARAAAVIDGRTYVVPDDVKRLALPTMAHRVVLSTEATVEGVEGRDVVRRALNVVDVPAVSPGASDDGGATGSDDAGESTTLHDDGESVAPTRSPDGTPANTGDATASGSIDGDRSDRRPADRSNQQPSSGADEPPR from the coding sequence ATGGACGAGACGCCGTCGAACGTCACGGCCGACGAGGCCGCCGATGCGGTCCGGGCCGTCGTCGAACGGATCGAGGAGGCGGCCGTCGTCGATCGGTCCGTGCTCCACGCACTGCTGTCCGCCGTCCTGGCCCGCGGTCACGTCCTGCTGGAGGACGTTCCAGGTACGGGCAAGACGGTGACGGCCAGGGTCGTCGCCGAGTCGATGGGGCTCGAGTTTACGCGCATCCAGTTCACGCCGGACCTGCTCCCGGCGGACGTGACCGGGTCGACGATCTACGACGAACACGCCGGCGAGTTCGAGTTCGCCAGGGGACCGGTGTTCGCGAACGTCGTCCTGGCCGACGAGATCAACCGCGCACCGCCCAAGACGCAGGCCGCGTTGCTCGAGGCGATGGAGGAGCGCCAGGTCAGCGTCGACGGGACGACCTACGACCTGCCGACGCCGTTCGTCGTCATCGCGACACAGAACCCGATCGAGCAGGAGGGGACGTTCCGACTGCCGGAGGCCCAGCGCGATCGCTTCAGCGTCAAGACCTCGCTTGGCTATCCCGACGTCGAGGGCGAGATGGGGCTGCTGGAGCGCCGCGCCAACCGCCGATCGCTCGCACCCAGCGTCGATCCGATCGTGACGCCGGGGACGGTCCGCGTCCTGCAGGACCTGACCGAGGACGTCACCGTCGATCGGAAACTGCGCCGGTACATCATCGACCTCGCGCGGGCAACCCGGGAGGATCAGCGCACGGAAACCGGCGTCTCGCCGCGGGGCGTCCAGCGCGTCTTCGAGGCCGCCCGGGCGGCGGCCGTGATCGACGGCCGGACGTACGTCGTCCCGGACGACGTCAAGCGACTCGCGCTCCCGACGATGGCCCACCGGGTCGTGCTCTCGACCGAGGCTACCGTCGAGGGCGTCGAGGGTCGCGACGTCGTTCGCCGCGCGCTGAACGTCGTCGACGTCCCGGCGGTCTCGCCGGGAGCGAGCGACGACGGCGGGGCAACCGGGAGCGACGACGCTGGTGAGTCAACCACGCTCCACGACGACGGAGAGTCGGTCGCACCGACCCGATCGCCCGACGGGACCCCGGCGAATACGGGTGACGCGACCGCGAGCGGGTCGATCGACGGCGATCGATCGGATCGGCGTCCGGCCGATCGATCGAACCAGCAGCCGTCGAGCGGGGCCGACGAGCCGCCGCGGTGA
- a CDS encoding flagellin → MVRTAVVHLLLFIAAVSVATLGAGVIVTETSEYAQSVDGEADRTVAEIDAEIAIVSDPAAGATYDEANGTVTLYVRNVGGDALEPGDAEVLVDGEYVAAPSTRVLDAEHDRWRVGSLLEVTAGATLGPGEHRGLVSIDGARDHLTFEHRIARWLSPAGQDGTSDDCTADQCTVYLDETTELVLEMETEGPQPGEEVTYASSNESVATVDPETGVTAQDGTDEITLSLDETGETTVTLDAGWDDDAIDIGVEETRN, encoded by the coding sequence ATGGTCCGAACCGCCGTCGTGCACCTCCTGTTGTTCATCGCGGCCGTCAGCGTGGCGACGCTGGGGGCCGGAGTGATCGTCACGGAAACCTCGGAGTACGCCCAGTCCGTCGACGGCGAGGCCGACAGGACCGTCGCCGAGATCGACGCCGAGATCGCGATCGTCTCCGATCCGGCGGCGGGGGCCACGTACGACGAGGCGAACGGGACGGTGACGCTGTACGTCAGGAACGTCGGCGGCGACGCGCTGGAACCAGGCGACGCCGAGGTACTCGTCGACGGCGAGTACGTCGCTGCCCCGTCGACGCGAGTCCTCGACGCCGAGCACGATCGCTGGCGCGTGGGTTCCCTGCTCGAAGTCACGGCCGGAGCGACTCTCGGTCCCGGCGAGCACCGTGGGCTGGTGTCGATCGACGGCGCTCGCGACCACCTCACGTTCGAACACCGGATCGCCCGGTGGCTGAGTCCCGCCGGTCAGGACGGAACGAGCGACGACTGTACCGCAGACCAGTGTACGGTCTACCTGGACGAGACGACCGAACTGGTGCTGGAGATGGAAACCGAGGGGCCCCAGCCTGGCGAAGAAGTCACGTACGCCAGCAGTAACGAGTCGGTCGCGACGGTCGATCCCGAGACCGGGGTCACGGCCCAGGACGGAACTGACGAAATAACGCTTTCTCTCGACGAAACCGGCGAGACGACGGTCACGCTGGACGCCGGCTGGGACGACGACGCGATCGACATCGGGGTCGAAGAGACCCGGAACTGA